From the genome of Kryptolebias marmoratus isolate JLee-2015 linkage group LG19, ASM164957v2, whole genome shotgun sequence, one region includes:
- the LOC108247682 gene encoding clathrin coat assembly protein AP180-like isoform X14, which yields MSGQTLTDRIAAAQYQLTGSDMARAVCKATTHEVMAPKKKHLEYLVSATNTTNVNIPQMADTLFERSTNASWVVVFKALVTTHHICVHGNERFIQYLASRTSLFNLSNFIDKTGSHGYDMSTFIRRYARYLNEKAFAYRQMAFDFTRVKKGAEGVMRTMTTEKLLKGMPVLQTQIDTLLEFDVHPKELNNGIINAAFMLLFKDLVKLFASYNDGIINLLEKFFKMKKSDCKEALEIYKRFLTRVTKIGEFMKLAETVGVDKNDIPDINYAPSSILESLETHMNGLEDVKGGKKGEGSPTKGSPTNNVSPTSTPAKSSNAVPTLQPPPGDGAPAAGAAAPEPAEDSLLDLDPLASSGPSAPSAAPTSWGDLLGSEMGDSLLSEPPLTAEPAPSSAAATPTPAAAEPGGSLAPPTSTTAATSPGAANTDLLGDAFATPAPATEATAAAAEGGAAATSTPATNAGAESTGGDASAAAAPAAPGSELMSGDVMKPTVTPQAGDVDTSMANMASNLTMGTAAAPQVAPPSWGAPMTTPMGAAPFLGMYPNFTMAGAPAAGAPMMPMARPGFPATGATPGAPMSPGMAQSPRKPPPPRNALDDLNIKDFM from the exons ATCTGGTGTCAGCCACCAACACCACCAACGTAAACATCCCTCAGATGGCTGACACGCTGTTTGAGCGATCCACCAACGCCAGCTGGGTGGTTGTCTTCAAGGCACTTGTCACCACTCATCACATATGTGTCCACGGCAATGAG AGGTTCATTCAGTACCTGGCGTCCAGGACCTCCCTGTTCAACCTCAGCAATTTCATTGACAAAACCGGCTCTCATG GATATGACATGTCTACATTCATCAGGCGGTACGCACGGTACTTGAATGAGAAAGCCTTTGCCTATCGCCAGATGGCTTTTGACTTCACCAGAGTCAAGAAAGG CGCTGAGGGAGTGATGAGAACCATGACCACTGAGAAGCTGCTGAAAGGCATGCCTGTTCTGCAGACCCAGATTGATACTCTCCTGGAGTTTGAT GTTCATCCCAAGGAGCTGAACAATGGGATCATCAATGCTGCCTTCATGCTTCTCTTCAAGGATCTGGTCAAACTGTTTGCCTCCTACAACGATGGAATCATCAACCTGTTAG AAAAATTCttcaagatgaaaaaaagtgaCTGTAAGGAGGCCTTGGAGATTTATAAGAGGTTTCTGACCCGGGTGACAAAAATCGGGGAGTTCATGAAGCTGGCTGAG ACAGTTGGAGTCGACAAAAATGACATTCCTGACATCAACTAC GCTCCCAGCAGTATCCTGGAGTCTCTGGAAACACACATGAACGGTCTGGAAGACGTAAAAGGTGGAAAGAAGGG TGAAGG GTCTCCAACAAAG GGGTCTCCAACAAACAACGTGTCTCCGACATCAACTCCTGCCAAATCTTCCAACGCTGTCCCCACACTTCAGCCTCCTCCTGGGGACGGTGCTCCTGCCGCTGGTGCTGCTGCTCCTGAACCAGCTGAAGA TTCTCTGTTGGACCTGGATCCTCTCGCCTCCTCTGGTCCCTCAGCACCGTCAGCCGCCCCGACATCTTGGGGAG ATCTCCTTGGATCAG AAATGGGCGACTCCTTGCTATCTGAACCCCCACTCACCGCAGAGCCCGCCccctcctctgcagcagcaacGCCCACTCCTGCAGCGGCAGAACCCGGAGGCTCTCTAGCTCCTCCCACTAGCACAACAGCCGCCACTTCCCCTGGTGCCGCCAATACGGATCTGTTGGGAG ATGCCTTTGCAACACCTGCTCCTGCCACTGAGGCCACTGCTGCGGCAGCAGAGGGCGGGGCTGCCGCTACGTCCACCCCAGCCACAAACGCTGGAGCTG AGTCCACAGGAGGAGACgcctcagcagctgctgctcctgctgctccggGTTCTGAGCTGATGTCAG GGGACGTAATGAAGCCCACTGTGACCCCTCAAGCGGGCGATGTTGATACCTCCATGGCTAACATGGCAAGTA ACCTCACAATGGGAACTGCAGCGGCCCCTCAGGTAGCTCCCCCCAGTTGGGGTGCTCCCATG ACCACACCCATGGGTGCTGCTCCTTTTTTAGGGATGTACCCCAACTTCACCATG GCTGGGGCACCAGCTGCCGGGGCACCCATGATGCCCATGGCCAGGCCAGGCTTCCCTGCCACTGGAGCGACCCCAGGAGCACCG ATGTCTCCTGGAATGGCCCAGAGCCCCAGAAAGCCCCCGCCACCCAGGAACGCTCTGGATGACCTCAATATTAAGGACTTTATGTAG
- the LOC108247682 gene encoding clathrin coat assembly protein AP180-like isoform X15, whose amino-acid sequence MSGQTLTDRIAAAQYQLTGSDMARAVCKATTHEVMAPKKKHLEYLVSATNTTNVNIPQMADTLFERSTNASWVVVFKALVTTHHICVHGNERFIQYLASRTSLFNLSNFIDKTGSHGYDMSTFIRRYARYLNEKAFAYRQMAFDFTRVKKGAEGVMRTMTTEKLLKGMPVLQTQIDTLLEFDVHPKELNNGIINAAFMLLFKDLVKLFASYNDGIINLLEKFFKMKKSDCKEALEIYKRFLTRVTKIGEFMKLAETVGVDKNDIPDINYAPSSILESLETHMNGLEDVKGGKKGEGSPTKGSPTNNVSPTSTPAKSSNAVPTLQPPPGDGAPAAGAAAPEPAEDSLLDLDPLASSGPSAPSAAPTSWGDLLGSEMGDSLLSEPPLTAEPAPSSAAATPTPAAAEPGGSLAPPTSTTAATSPGAANTDLLGDAFATPAPATEATAAAAEGGAAATSTPATNAGAESTGGDASAAAAPAAPGSELMSVFDGLGDVMKPTVTPQAGDVDTSMANMASNLTMGTAAAPQVAPPSWGAPMAGAPAAGAPMMPMARPGFPATGATPGAPMSPGMAQSPRKPPPPRNALDDLNIKDFM is encoded by the exons ATCTGGTGTCAGCCACCAACACCACCAACGTAAACATCCCTCAGATGGCTGACACGCTGTTTGAGCGATCCACCAACGCCAGCTGGGTGGTTGTCTTCAAGGCACTTGTCACCACTCATCACATATGTGTCCACGGCAATGAG AGGTTCATTCAGTACCTGGCGTCCAGGACCTCCCTGTTCAACCTCAGCAATTTCATTGACAAAACCGGCTCTCATG GATATGACATGTCTACATTCATCAGGCGGTACGCACGGTACTTGAATGAGAAAGCCTTTGCCTATCGCCAGATGGCTTTTGACTTCACCAGAGTCAAGAAAGG CGCTGAGGGAGTGATGAGAACCATGACCACTGAGAAGCTGCTGAAAGGCATGCCTGTTCTGCAGACCCAGATTGATACTCTCCTGGAGTTTGAT GTTCATCCCAAGGAGCTGAACAATGGGATCATCAATGCTGCCTTCATGCTTCTCTTCAAGGATCTGGTCAAACTGTTTGCCTCCTACAACGATGGAATCATCAACCTGTTAG AAAAATTCttcaagatgaaaaaaagtgaCTGTAAGGAGGCCTTGGAGATTTATAAGAGGTTTCTGACCCGGGTGACAAAAATCGGGGAGTTCATGAAGCTGGCTGAG ACAGTTGGAGTCGACAAAAATGACATTCCTGACATCAACTAC GCTCCCAGCAGTATCCTGGAGTCTCTGGAAACACACATGAACGGTCTGGAAGACGTAAAAGGTGGAAAGAAGGG TGAAGG GTCTCCAACAAAG GGGTCTCCAACAAACAACGTGTCTCCGACATCAACTCCTGCCAAATCTTCCAACGCTGTCCCCACACTTCAGCCTCCTCCTGGGGACGGTGCTCCTGCCGCTGGTGCTGCTGCTCCTGAACCAGCTGAAGA TTCTCTGTTGGACCTGGATCCTCTCGCCTCCTCTGGTCCCTCAGCACCGTCAGCCGCCCCGACATCTTGGGGAG ATCTCCTTGGATCAG AAATGGGCGACTCCTTGCTATCTGAACCCCCACTCACCGCAGAGCCCGCCccctcctctgcagcagcaacGCCCACTCCTGCAGCGGCAGAACCCGGAGGCTCTCTAGCTCCTCCCACTAGCACAACAGCCGCCACTTCCCCTGGTGCCGCCAATACGGATCTGTTGGGAG ATGCCTTTGCAACACCTGCTCCTGCCACTGAGGCCACTGCTGCGGCAGCAGAGGGCGGGGCTGCCGCTACGTCCACCCCAGCCACAAACGCTGGAGCTG AGTCCACAGGAGGAGACgcctcagcagctgctgctcctgctgctccggGTTCTGAGCTGATGTCAG TATTTGATGGGCTAGGGGACGTAATGAAGCCCACTGTGACCCCTCAAGCGGGCGATGTTGATACCTCCATGGCTAACATGGCAAGTA ACCTCACAATGGGAACTGCAGCGGCCCCTCAGGTAGCTCCCCCCAGTTGGGGTGCTCCCATG GCTGGGGCACCAGCTGCCGGGGCACCCATGATGCCCATGGCCAGGCCAGGCTTCCCTGCCACTGGAGCGACCCCAGGAGCACCG ATGTCTCCTGGAATGGCCCAGAGCCCCAGAAAGCCCCCGCCACCCAGGAACGCTCTGGATGACCTCAATATTAAGGACTTTATGTAG
- the LOC108247682 gene encoding clathrin coat assembly protein AP180-like isoform X13, which translates to MSGQTLTDRIAAAQYQLTGSDMARAVCKATTHEVMAPKKKHLEYLVSATNTTNVNIPQMADTLFERSTNASWVVVFKALVTTHHICVHGNERFIQYLASRTSLFNLSNFIDKTGSHGYDMSTFIRRYARYLNEKAFAYRQMAFDFTRVKKGAEGVMRTMTTEKLLKGMPVLQTQIDTLLEFDVHPKELNNGIINAAFMLLFKDLVKLFASYNDGIINLLEKFFKMKKSDCKEALEIYKRFLTRVTKIGEFMKLAETVGVDKNDIPDINYAPSSILESLETHMNGLEDVKGGKKGEGSPTKGSPTNNVSPTSTPAKSSNAVPTLQPPPGDGAPAAGAAAPEPAEDSLLDLDPLASSGPSAPSAAPTSWGDLLGSEMGDSLLSEPPLTAEPAPSSAAATPTPAAAEPGGSLAPPTSTTAATSPGAANTDLLGDAFATPAPATEATAAAAEGGAAATSTPATNAGAESTGGDASAAAAPAAPGSELMSVFDGLGDVMKPTVTPQAGDVDTSMANMASNLTMGTAAAPQVAPPSWGAPMTTPMGAAPFLGMYPNFTMAGAPAAGAPMMPMARPGFPATGATPGAPMSPGMAQSPRKPPPPRNALDDLNIKDFM; encoded by the exons ATCTGGTGTCAGCCACCAACACCACCAACGTAAACATCCCTCAGATGGCTGACACGCTGTTTGAGCGATCCACCAACGCCAGCTGGGTGGTTGTCTTCAAGGCACTTGTCACCACTCATCACATATGTGTCCACGGCAATGAG AGGTTCATTCAGTACCTGGCGTCCAGGACCTCCCTGTTCAACCTCAGCAATTTCATTGACAAAACCGGCTCTCATG GATATGACATGTCTACATTCATCAGGCGGTACGCACGGTACTTGAATGAGAAAGCCTTTGCCTATCGCCAGATGGCTTTTGACTTCACCAGAGTCAAGAAAGG CGCTGAGGGAGTGATGAGAACCATGACCACTGAGAAGCTGCTGAAAGGCATGCCTGTTCTGCAGACCCAGATTGATACTCTCCTGGAGTTTGAT GTTCATCCCAAGGAGCTGAACAATGGGATCATCAATGCTGCCTTCATGCTTCTCTTCAAGGATCTGGTCAAACTGTTTGCCTCCTACAACGATGGAATCATCAACCTGTTAG AAAAATTCttcaagatgaaaaaaagtgaCTGTAAGGAGGCCTTGGAGATTTATAAGAGGTTTCTGACCCGGGTGACAAAAATCGGGGAGTTCATGAAGCTGGCTGAG ACAGTTGGAGTCGACAAAAATGACATTCCTGACATCAACTAC GCTCCCAGCAGTATCCTGGAGTCTCTGGAAACACACATGAACGGTCTGGAAGACGTAAAAGGTGGAAAGAAGGG TGAAGG GTCTCCAACAAAG GGGTCTCCAACAAACAACGTGTCTCCGACATCAACTCCTGCCAAATCTTCCAACGCTGTCCCCACACTTCAGCCTCCTCCTGGGGACGGTGCTCCTGCCGCTGGTGCTGCTGCTCCTGAACCAGCTGAAGA TTCTCTGTTGGACCTGGATCCTCTCGCCTCCTCTGGTCCCTCAGCACCGTCAGCCGCCCCGACATCTTGGGGAG ATCTCCTTGGATCAG AAATGGGCGACTCCTTGCTATCTGAACCCCCACTCACCGCAGAGCCCGCCccctcctctgcagcagcaacGCCCACTCCTGCAGCGGCAGAACCCGGAGGCTCTCTAGCTCCTCCCACTAGCACAACAGCCGCCACTTCCCCTGGTGCCGCCAATACGGATCTGTTGGGAG ATGCCTTTGCAACACCTGCTCCTGCCACTGAGGCCACTGCTGCGGCAGCAGAGGGCGGGGCTGCCGCTACGTCCACCCCAGCCACAAACGCTGGAGCTG AGTCCACAGGAGGAGACgcctcagcagctgctgctcctgctgctccggGTTCTGAGCTGATGTCAG TATTTGATGGGCTAGGGGACGTAATGAAGCCCACTGTGACCCCTCAAGCGGGCGATGTTGATACCTCCATGGCTAACATGGCAAGTA ACCTCACAATGGGAACTGCAGCGGCCCCTCAGGTAGCTCCCCCCAGTTGGGGTGCTCCCATG ACCACACCCATGGGTGCTGCTCCTTTTTTAGGGATGTACCCCAACTTCACCATG GCTGGGGCACCAGCTGCCGGGGCACCCATGATGCCCATGGCCAGGCCAGGCTTCCCTGCCACTGGAGCGACCCCAGGAGCACCG ATGTCTCCTGGAATGGCCCAGAGCCCCAGAAAGCCCCCGCCACCCAGGAACGCTCTGGATGACCTCAATATTAAGGACTTTATGTAG
- the LOC108247682 gene encoding clathrin coat assembly protein AP180-like isoform X1, giving the protein MSGQTLTDRIAAAQYQLTGSDMARAVCKATTHEVMAPKKKHLEYLVSATNTTNVNIPQMADTLFERSTNASWVVVFKALVTTHHICVHGNERFIQYLASRTSLFNLSNFIDKTGSHGYDMSTFIRRYARYLNEKAFAYRQMAFDFTRVKKGAEGVMRTMTTEKLLKGMPVLQTQIDTLLEFDVHPKELNNGIINAAFMLLFKDLVKLFASYNDGIINLLEKFFKMKKSDCKEALEIYKRFLTRVTKIGEFMKLAETVGVDKNDIPDINYAPSSILESLETHMNGLEDVKGGKKGEGSPTKGSPTNNVSPTSTPAKSSNAVPTLQPPPGDGAPAAGAAAPEPAEDSLLDLDPLASSGPSAPSAAPTSWGDLLGSEMGDSLLSEPPLTAEPAPSSAAATPTPAAAEPGGSLAPPTSTTAATSPGAANTDLLGDAFATPAPATEATAAAAEGGAAATSTPATNAGADPFAPSDGSANAASSGLDLFGTMTVESNNSLDACFSSGLTQPPSSPSPSPLFTSTSSTITTTATVSGSNTTSPVTDLFSDIFDSGLSQTDTSPSADLFSAADVFSSPAPILSSAPSPKIDTGAILSLFGESTGGDASAAAAPAAPGSELMSVFDGLGDVMKPTVTPQAGDVDTSMANMASNLTMGTAAAPQVAPPSWGAPMTTPMGAAPFLGMYPNFTMAGAPAAGAPMMPMARPGFPATGATPGAPMSPGMAQSPRKPPPPRNALDDLNIKDFM; this is encoded by the exons ATCTGGTGTCAGCCACCAACACCACCAACGTAAACATCCCTCAGATGGCTGACACGCTGTTTGAGCGATCCACCAACGCCAGCTGGGTGGTTGTCTTCAAGGCACTTGTCACCACTCATCACATATGTGTCCACGGCAATGAG AGGTTCATTCAGTACCTGGCGTCCAGGACCTCCCTGTTCAACCTCAGCAATTTCATTGACAAAACCGGCTCTCATG GATATGACATGTCTACATTCATCAGGCGGTACGCACGGTACTTGAATGAGAAAGCCTTTGCCTATCGCCAGATGGCTTTTGACTTCACCAGAGTCAAGAAAGG CGCTGAGGGAGTGATGAGAACCATGACCACTGAGAAGCTGCTGAAAGGCATGCCTGTTCTGCAGACCCAGATTGATACTCTCCTGGAGTTTGAT GTTCATCCCAAGGAGCTGAACAATGGGATCATCAATGCTGCCTTCATGCTTCTCTTCAAGGATCTGGTCAAACTGTTTGCCTCCTACAACGATGGAATCATCAACCTGTTAG AAAAATTCttcaagatgaaaaaaagtgaCTGTAAGGAGGCCTTGGAGATTTATAAGAGGTTTCTGACCCGGGTGACAAAAATCGGGGAGTTCATGAAGCTGGCTGAG ACAGTTGGAGTCGACAAAAATGACATTCCTGACATCAACTAC GCTCCCAGCAGTATCCTGGAGTCTCTGGAAACACACATGAACGGTCTGGAAGACGTAAAAGGTGGAAAGAAGGG TGAAGG GTCTCCAACAAAG GGGTCTCCAACAAACAACGTGTCTCCGACATCAACTCCTGCCAAATCTTCCAACGCTGTCCCCACACTTCAGCCTCCTCCTGGGGACGGTGCTCCTGCCGCTGGTGCTGCTGCTCCTGAACCAGCTGAAGA TTCTCTGTTGGACCTGGATCCTCTCGCCTCCTCTGGTCCCTCAGCACCGTCAGCCGCCCCGACATCTTGGGGAG ATCTCCTTGGATCAG AAATGGGCGACTCCTTGCTATCTGAACCCCCACTCACCGCAGAGCCCGCCccctcctctgcagcagcaacGCCCACTCCTGCAGCGGCAGAACCCGGAGGCTCTCTAGCTCCTCCCACTAGCACAACAGCCGCCACTTCCCCTGGTGCCGCCAATACGGATCTGTTGGGAG ATGCCTTTGCAACACCTGCTCCTGCCACTGAGGCCACTGCTGCGGCAGCAGAGGGCGGGGCTGCCGCTACGTCCACCCCAGCCACAAACGCTGGAGCTG ACCCTTTTGCTCCTTCGGATGGTAGTGCCAACGCAGCCTCTTCAGGTCTCGATCTTTTTGGCACGATGACAGTGGAGAGCAATAATTCACTGGACGCCTGTTTTAGTTCTGGACTGACCcaacccccctcctccccttctCCCTCACCGCTCTTTACCTCCACATcctccaccatcaccaccactgCAACCGTGTCAGGCTCAAACACCACCAGCCCTGTGACCGATCTCTTCAGCG ATATTTTTGACTCAGGCTTGTCTCAAACGGACACATCTCCCAGCGCTGACTTGTTTTCAGCAG CGGATGTGTTCAGTTCTCCTGCACCCATTCTCTCCTCAGCACCCTCACCCAAAATTGACACAGGAGCCATCTTGAGCTTGTTTGGTG AGTCCACAGGAGGAGACgcctcagcagctgctgctcctgctgctccggGTTCTGAGCTGATGTCAG TATTTGATGGGCTAGGGGACGTAATGAAGCCCACTGTGACCCCTCAAGCGGGCGATGTTGATACCTCCATGGCTAACATGGCAAGTA ACCTCACAATGGGAACTGCAGCGGCCCCTCAGGTAGCTCCCCCCAGTTGGGGTGCTCCCATG ACCACACCCATGGGTGCTGCTCCTTTTTTAGGGATGTACCCCAACTTCACCATG GCTGGGGCACCAGCTGCCGGGGCACCCATGATGCCCATGGCCAGGCCAGGCTTCCCTGCCACTGGAGCGACCCCAGGAGCACCG ATGTCTCCTGGAATGGCCCAGAGCCCCAGAAAGCCCCCGCCACCCAGGAACGCTCTGGATGACCTCAATATTAAGGACTTTATGTAG
- the LOC108247682 gene encoding clathrin coat assembly protein AP180-like isoform X17 has protein sequence MSGQTLTDRIAAAQYQLTGSDMARAVCKATTHEVMAPKKKHLEYLVSATNTTNVNIPQMADTLFERSTNASWVVVFKALVTTHHICVHGNERFIQYLASRTSLFNLSNFIDKTGSHGYDMSTFIRRYARYLNEKAFAYRQMAFDFTRVKKGAEGVMRTMTTEKLLKGMPVLQTQIDTLLEFDVHPKELNNGIINAAFMLLFKDLVKLFASYNDGIINLLEKFFKMKKSDCKEALEIYKRFLTRVTKIGEFMKLAETVGVDKNDIPDINYAPSSILESLETHMNGLEDVKGGKKGEGSPTKGSPTNNVSPTSTPAKSSNAVPTLQPPPGDGAPAAGAAAPEPAEDSLLDLDPLASSGPSAPSAAPTSWGDLLGSDAFATPAPATEATAAAAEGGAAATSTPATNAGAESTGGDASAAAAPAAPGSELMSVFDGLGDVMKPTVTPQAGDVDTSMANMASNLTMGTAAAPQVAPPSWGAPMTTPMGAAPFLGMYPNFTMAGAPAAGAPMMPMARPGFPATGATPGAPMSPGMAQSPRKPPPPRNALDDLNIKDFM, from the exons ATCTGGTGTCAGCCACCAACACCACCAACGTAAACATCCCTCAGATGGCTGACACGCTGTTTGAGCGATCCACCAACGCCAGCTGGGTGGTTGTCTTCAAGGCACTTGTCACCACTCATCACATATGTGTCCACGGCAATGAG AGGTTCATTCAGTACCTGGCGTCCAGGACCTCCCTGTTCAACCTCAGCAATTTCATTGACAAAACCGGCTCTCATG GATATGACATGTCTACATTCATCAGGCGGTACGCACGGTACTTGAATGAGAAAGCCTTTGCCTATCGCCAGATGGCTTTTGACTTCACCAGAGTCAAGAAAGG CGCTGAGGGAGTGATGAGAACCATGACCACTGAGAAGCTGCTGAAAGGCATGCCTGTTCTGCAGACCCAGATTGATACTCTCCTGGAGTTTGAT GTTCATCCCAAGGAGCTGAACAATGGGATCATCAATGCTGCCTTCATGCTTCTCTTCAAGGATCTGGTCAAACTGTTTGCCTCCTACAACGATGGAATCATCAACCTGTTAG AAAAATTCttcaagatgaaaaaaagtgaCTGTAAGGAGGCCTTGGAGATTTATAAGAGGTTTCTGACCCGGGTGACAAAAATCGGGGAGTTCATGAAGCTGGCTGAG ACAGTTGGAGTCGACAAAAATGACATTCCTGACATCAACTAC GCTCCCAGCAGTATCCTGGAGTCTCTGGAAACACACATGAACGGTCTGGAAGACGTAAAAGGTGGAAAGAAGGG TGAAGG GTCTCCAACAAAG GGGTCTCCAACAAACAACGTGTCTCCGACATCAACTCCTGCCAAATCTTCCAACGCTGTCCCCACACTTCAGCCTCCTCCTGGGGACGGTGCTCCTGCCGCTGGTGCTGCTGCTCCTGAACCAGCTGAAGA TTCTCTGTTGGACCTGGATCCTCTCGCCTCCTCTGGTCCCTCAGCACCGTCAGCCGCCCCGACATCTTGGGGAG ATCTCCTTGGATCAG ATGCCTTTGCAACACCTGCTCCTGCCACTGAGGCCACTGCTGCGGCAGCAGAGGGCGGGGCTGCCGCTACGTCCACCCCAGCCACAAACGCTGGAGCTG AGTCCACAGGAGGAGACgcctcagcagctgctgctcctgctgctccggGTTCTGAGCTGATGTCAG TATTTGATGGGCTAGGGGACGTAATGAAGCCCACTGTGACCCCTCAAGCGGGCGATGTTGATACCTCCATGGCTAACATGGCAAGTA ACCTCACAATGGGAACTGCAGCGGCCCCTCAGGTAGCTCCCCCCAGTTGGGGTGCTCCCATG ACCACACCCATGGGTGCTGCTCCTTTTTTAGGGATGTACCCCAACTTCACCATG GCTGGGGCACCAGCTGCCGGGGCACCCATGATGCCCATGGCCAGGCCAGGCTTCCCTGCCACTGGAGCGACCCCAGGAGCACCG ATGTCTCCTGGAATGGCCCAGAGCCCCAGAAAGCCCCCGCCACCCAGGAACGCTCTGGATGACCTCAATATTAAGGACTTTATGTAG
- the LOC108247682 gene encoding clathrin coat assembly protein AP180-like isoform X16 has translation MSGQTLTDRIAAAQYQLTGSDMARAVCKATTHEVMAPKKKHLEYLVSATNTTNVNIPQMADTLFERSTNASWVVVFKALVTTHHICVHGNERFIQYLASRTSLFNLSNFIDKTGSHGYDMSTFIRRYARYLNEKAFAYRQMAFDFTRVKKGAEGVMRTMTTEKLLKGMPVLQTQIDTLLEFDVHPKELNNGIINAAFMLLFKDLVKLFASYNDGIINLLEKFFKMKKSDCKEALEIYKRFLTRVTKIGEFMKLAETVGVDKNDIPDINYAPSSILESLETHMNGLEDVKGGKKGEGSPTKGSPTNNVSPTSTPAKSSNAVPTLQPPPGDGAPAAGAAAPEPAEDSLLDLDPLASSGPSAPSAAPTSWGDLLGSEMGDSLLSEPPLTAEPAPSSAAATPTPAAAEPGGSLAPPTSTTAATSPGAANTDLLGDAFATPAPATEATAAAAEGGAAATSTPATNAGAESTGGDASAAAAPAAPGSELMSAAPQVAPPSWGAPMTTPMGAAPFLGMYPNFTMAGAPAAGAPMMPMARPGFPATGATPGAPMSPGMAQSPRKPPPPRNALDDLNIKDFM, from the exons ATCTGGTGTCAGCCACCAACACCACCAACGTAAACATCCCTCAGATGGCTGACACGCTGTTTGAGCGATCCACCAACGCCAGCTGGGTGGTTGTCTTCAAGGCACTTGTCACCACTCATCACATATGTGTCCACGGCAATGAG AGGTTCATTCAGTACCTGGCGTCCAGGACCTCCCTGTTCAACCTCAGCAATTTCATTGACAAAACCGGCTCTCATG GATATGACATGTCTACATTCATCAGGCGGTACGCACGGTACTTGAATGAGAAAGCCTTTGCCTATCGCCAGATGGCTTTTGACTTCACCAGAGTCAAGAAAGG CGCTGAGGGAGTGATGAGAACCATGACCACTGAGAAGCTGCTGAAAGGCATGCCTGTTCTGCAGACCCAGATTGATACTCTCCTGGAGTTTGAT GTTCATCCCAAGGAGCTGAACAATGGGATCATCAATGCTGCCTTCATGCTTCTCTTCAAGGATCTGGTCAAACTGTTTGCCTCCTACAACGATGGAATCATCAACCTGTTAG AAAAATTCttcaagatgaaaaaaagtgaCTGTAAGGAGGCCTTGGAGATTTATAAGAGGTTTCTGACCCGGGTGACAAAAATCGGGGAGTTCATGAAGCTGGCTGAG ACAGTTGGAGTCGACAAAAATGACATTCCTGACATCAACTAC GCTCCCAGCAGTATCCTGGAGTCTCTGGAAACACACATGAACGGTCTGGAAGACGTAAAAGGTGGAAAGAAGGG TGAAGG GTCTCCAACAAAG GGGTCTCCAACAAACAACGTGTCTCCGACATCAACTCCTGCCAAATCTTCCAACGCTGTCCCCACACTTCAGCCTCCTCCTGGGGACGGTGCTCCTGCCGCTGGTGCTGCTGCTCCTGAACCAGCTGAAGA TTCTCTGTTGGACCTGGATCCTCTCGCCTCCTCTGGTCCCTCAGCACCGTCAGCCGCCCCGACATCTTGGGGAG ATCTCCTTGGATCAG AAATGGGCGACTCCTTGCTATCTGAACCCCCACTCACCGCAGAGCCCGCCccctcctctgcagcagcaacGCCCACTCCTGCAGCGGCAGAACCCGGAGGCTCTCTAGCTCCTCCCACTAGCACAACAGCCGCCACTTCCCCTGGTGCCGCCAATACGGATCTGTTGGGAG ATGCCTTTGCAACACCTGCTCCTGCCACTGAGGCCACTGCTGCGGCAGCAGAGGGCGGGGCTGCCGCTACGTCCACCCCAGCCACAAACGCTGGAGCTG AGTCCACAGGAGGAGACgcctcagcagctgctgctcctgctgctccggGTTCTGAGCTGATGTCAG CGGCCCCTCAGGTAGCTCCCCCCAGTTGGGGTGCTCCCATG ACCACACCCATGGGTGCTGCTCCTTTTTTAGGGATGTACCCCAACTTCACCATG GCTGGGGCACCAGCTGCCGGGGCACCCATGATGCCCATGGCCAGGCCAGGCTTCCCTGCCACTGGAGCGACCCCAGGAGCACCG ATGTCTCCTGGAATGGCCCAGAGCCCCAGAAAGCCCCCGCCACCCAGGAACGCTCTGGATGACCTCAATATTAAGGACTTTATGTAG